In the Grimontia kaedaensis genome, one interval contains:
- a CDS encoding MFS transporter: protein MIELQTPAYRKAAFALSFGSFLVFCNLYLFQPLLPVFSGAFEVTATKANWLLASSTLGLSVSLIPWAVISEKIGRRPVMLFSLVLMPLVGVASLLIDSFWGLVAIRGLMGITLAGYAAVAVAYMADEFSPTALVVAVGGYISANSLGGIFGRLSGGMMADFFGWEGAVASMAIFTALGMVMVYYLLPHQRQFVASQDSFFKQFRVVGRHIKNPILWMAMVVGGINFALFVNIYSVTTFRLLEAPFSLPVGVASAIFICYLAGTLTSRFSGRWANRYSPISGMTFGTLVTLMGVMIASIEHPATVIIGLLIVSGGAFFTHSLAYGWVSRRATQGKATATALYLVHYYVGGSLGGFYLIGCWEMGGWHAVTLGAMSLAAANIVLIQLLGAKNKKVPVEEPC from the coding sequence ATGATTGAATTACAGACACCCGCCTATAGAAAAGCCGCTTTTGCATTGTCATTTGGGTCTTTTCTTGTGTTCTGTAATCTTTACCTCTTCCAACCATTGCTACCTGTTTTTTCAGGTGCGTTTGAGGTTACAGCGACTAAAGCGAACTGGTTACTAGCATCCTCAACGTTAGGGCTATCTGTCAGCTTAATCCCTTGGGCGGTGATTTCAGAGAAGATTGGAAGAAGGCCAGTGATGCTATTCAGCCTAGTACTCATGCCGCTTGTTGGTGTGGCGTCTCTATTGATTGATTCTTTCTGGGGCTTGGTTGCTATTCGGGGTTTAATGGGAATCACGCTAGCAGGCTATGCGGCGGTTGCTGTGGCCTATATGGCTGATGAGTTTAGCCCAACGGCATTGGTTGTCGCTGTTGGGGGTTACATTAGCGCAAACTCGTTGGGAGGCATTTTTGGTAGGCTTTCCGGCGGTATGATGGCAGACTTTTTTGGCTGGGAAGGGGCAGTTGCTTCCATGGCAATATTCACTGCTTTGGGTATGGTAATGGTGTATTACCTGCTGCCACATCAACGTCAGTTTGTGGCTTCGCAAGATTCTTTCTTCAAGCAGTTTCGTGTTGTTGGTCGCCACATCAAAAATCCAATTCTCTGGATGGCAATGGTCGTTGGGGGAATTAACTTTGCGCTATTCGTCAACATCTACTCTGTGACAACATTTCGTCTGCTTGAAGCGCCATTCAGTTTGCCGGTCGGTGTGGCTTCAGCCATTTTTATCTGCTATCTGGCCGGTACCTTAACGTCTCGATTTAGTGGTCGTTGGGCCAACCGTTACTCGCCAATATCAGGAATGACGTTCGGCACATTGGTGACTTTGATGGGGGTGATGATTGCCAGCATTGAGCACCCCGCAACCGTCATTATTGGTCTCCTCATCGTAAGTGGTGGTGCTTTCTTCACTCATTCCCTGGCTTACGGCTGGGTGAGCCGTCGGGCTACCCAAGGAAAAGCGACAGCTACGGCTCTGTATTTGGTTCATTACTATGTCGGCGGCAGTTTAGGCGGTTTTTATCTGATTGGATGTTGGGAAATGGGCGGTTGGCATGCCGTCACCTTGGGTGCTATGTCTTTAGCTGCCGCGAACATTGTGTTGATTCAATTATTGGGTGCTAAAAACAAAAAGGTTCCTGTTGAGGAACCTTGTTAA
- a CDS encoding GGDEF domain-containing protein — MELSLSQYKTQLGELLTARSHAAAFNTTRATYLRTRIVALCYIWAALCALWIPVDALLLDESVTTLAILRLKLCAVLLFVGWTTSQRSTLNACRNAMFALVVSLNMFYMLSNHQLGYPHNIDAFSYCYNLLPFVYVVILTILPLTVKESVCVMLIIAASQIYVDTQSGALLSFDTIALYWLQTVVGFLVIWAQTSKLHMMLRLYRHATLDPLTGVYNRRMLLTLAKRDFENTRTKSRPYSVLLMDLDRFKRVNDRYGHHAGDIVLQAFTQAVQETQRKSDIFGRFGGEEFILFLPRCSANNAQLVADRIMTRVRDMGIEVEGVSEPLKVTTSIGISTSLCKSDDLSLILEQADQALFKAKNGGRDQSSTYDQEEDLVEDGQKRPWLELVN; from the coding sequence ATGGAACTGTCCTTATCACAGTACAAAACCCAGCTCGGCGAGTTGCTTACAGCTCGCTCGCATGCTGCTGCATTCAATACTACTCGTGCAACCTATTTACGCACGCGCATTGTAGCGCTTTGCTACATTTGGGCAGCGTTGTGTGCACTGTGGATCCCTGTTGATGCACTGCTTCTTGATGAGTCAGTTACCACGCTCGCGATACTCCGCCTGAAACTTTGTGCTGTCCTGCTATTTGTTGGCTGGACAACAAGTCAACGCAGCACGCTCAATGCATGCAGGAACGCTATGTTCGCGCTGGTCGTTAGTCTCAACATGTTCTACATGTTGAGCAATCACCAGCTTGGCTACCCACATAATATTGATGCGTTCAGCTACTGCTACAACCTGCTTCCCTTCGTATATGTGGTTATCTTGACCATTCTGCCACTTACAGTGAAAGAATCCGTCTGTGTCATGCTAATCATCGCCGCGTCCCAAATTTATGTCGACACTCAAAGTGGCGCGCTGTTGTCTTTCGACACTATTGCACTTTACTGGCTACAAACCGTCGTTGGCTTCCTCGTGATTTGGGCACAAACATCCAAGCTACACATGATGCTGCGACTCTACCGCCACGCCACGTTAGACCCACTCACTGGGGTTTATAACCGCCGAATGCTACTGACACTTGCCAAGCGAGATTTCGAGAACACCCGAACCAAATCCCGCCCTTATTCCGTCTTATTGATGGATCTCGATAGATTCAAGCGAGTAAACGACAGGTACGGTCATCATGCCGGGGATATCGTGCTTCAGGCTTTTACTCAAGCCGTGCAGGAAACACAGCGTAAGAGTGATATTTTTGGCCGATTTGGCGGTGAGGAGTTTATTCTGTTTTTACCGCGATGCAGCGCCAACAACGCGCAACTGGTGGCTGACCGCATCATGACCCGTGTTCGTGATATGGGCATAGAGGTAGAAGGAGTGTCAGAGCCACTTAAAGTGACCACCTCTATTGGCATCAGCACCAGTCTTTGTAAGAGCGATGATCTTTCGCTGATACTTGAACAAGCTGACCAAGCCCTGTTTAAGGCGAAAAATGGGGGCCGCGACCAGAGCAGCACTTATGATCAGGAAGAAGATCTGGTTGAAGATGGTCAGAAGCGCCCTTGGCTGGAGCTAGTCAATTAA